A single window of Nicotiana tomentosiformis chromosome 1, ASM39032v3, whole genome shotgun sequence DNA harbors:
- the LOC138906363 gene encoding uncharacterized mitochondrial protein AtMg00240-like, whose product MSALEKNETWDIVDLPLGKKVVGSKCKWVYTVKFQPSGEIERYKARHQRLVGKFRYLTITRPDITNTMGLVSQYIHALCQAHLHVVYRILRYLKGYLGKGMIYTNHGHGRVEIYSNADWGRSVEDSRSTSG is encoded by the exons ATGAGTGCACTTGAGAAGAATGAGACATGGGATATTGTTGATTTACCGCTTGGAAAGAAGGTTGTGGGATCTAAATGTAAATGGGTATACACAGTTAAATTCCAGCCAAGTGGGGAGATTGAGAGATATAAAGCAAG GCATCAGAGGCTTGTGGGAAAATTTAGATATCTTACTATCACTAGACCTGACATTACCAATACTATGGGGTTGGTAAGCCAGTATATACATGCTCTTTGTCAAGCACACCTACATGTAGTATACAGGATCTTGAGGTACCTCAAAGGTTATCTTGGCAAAGGTATGATCTATACTAATCATGGTCATGGGAGAGTTGAAATCTATAGTAATGCTGATTGGGGTAGGTCAGTAGAGGACAGTAGATCAACTTCAGGATGA